Proteins from a genomic interval of Tenacibaculum sp. SZ-18:
- a CDS encoding IMPACT family protein, producing the protein MAEKDTYKTLEKPSEEILYKDRNSKFFSYAFPVTTEDDIKKCLDELKKKHPNAGHHCYAWQLGTEKVSFRANDDGEPSNSAGKPIYGQIQAFDITNVLIVSVRYFGGTKLGVGGLINAYRTSVKMALEQSEIIQKTIDIQFKVIFGYDMMNKVQQVIKKNQLEILNQKLELNCQYIISVRKKDATIIFEMFTNMFKVEIKKLGK; encoded by the coding sequence ATGGCAGAAAAAGACACTTACAAAACATTGGAAAAACCTTCGGAAGAAATACTATATAAAGATAGAAATAGTAAGTTTTTTAGTTATGCCTTTCCTGTTACAACCGAAGATGATATAAAAAAATGTTTGGATGAATTAAAAAAGAAACATCCGAATGCTGGTCATCATTGTTATGCATGGCAGCTAGGAACTGAGAAAGTTTCCTTTCGAGCGAATGACGACGGAGAACCAAGTAATTCGGCGGGAAAGCCAATCTATGGTCAAATTCAAGCTTTTGATATTACGAATGTTTTAATTGTTTCTGTTCGTTATTTTGGTGGGACAAAATTAGGGGTAGGTGGATTGATTAACGCTTACAGAACATCCGTAAAAATGGCTTTGGAGCAGTCTGAGATTATTCAAAAAACGATAGATATTCAATTTAAAGTAATTTTCGGTTACGATATGATGAACAAGGTTCAACAAGTAATTAAAAAGAATCAACTAGAAATTTTGAATCAAAAATTAGAATTAAATTGCCAATATATAATATCTGTTAGAAAGAAAGATGCAACGATTATTTTTGAAATGTTTACCAATATGTTTAAAGTGGAAATAAAAAAACTTGGTAAATAA
- a CDS encoding OmpP1/FadL family transporter, with product MKVKISHVVSLLLIITSSSFVRSQNFLYNTEQFGIRGAMLGGSITAGANDESMTFYNPAGIHKVPSQVSISLFQPSVRTFGFNNFWGINEKSEINENYGLKPSLISFKFKLDKLDFAFIKISKSQLSDSFNAKREEINNTILNTQYFEYEYKGEDDWFGAGTSFKITPEIYVGVSQFLSITNFEYKNRVIIEERDRVNNNNNTDSFFNSEQTSSFDNTGFITKLGFLYDTDQHDIGLTITTPKYLRILEGGYYTRTLTNIDNTQNIGEQILDNNLSPAIKTPWEFSLGYSYSFKKQNKLWLNVDYYSGISEYKVATISSGSRKISWVNGNKDVFNIGVGYSHVLNDKLELSGGLRTNNFAYKNKPVTAKELRNTILDGNHIHFVVGTRFKFKRHNVLLGLDWGTLYDTPDEIGFQYLRDIGKLTPNLKGLTKQNISVLLTYRFILDELIKL from the coding sequence ATGAAAGTAAAAATATCACATGTAGTTAGTCTCCTTTTAATTATAACATCGAGTAGTTTTGTACGTTCACAAAACTTTTTATACAATACTGAACAATTCGGTATACGAGGAGCTATGCTTGGTGGATCAATTACTGCAGGAGCAAATGATGAAAGTATGACATTTTATAATCCTGCAGGAATACATAAAGTGCCGTCTCAAGTAAGTATTTCTTTATTTCAACCTTCTGTAAGAACTTTTGGATTTAACAATTTTTGGGGAATAAATGAAAAAAGTGAAATAAATGAAAATTATGGTTTAAAACCATCTTTAATATCTTTCAAATTTAAATTAGATAAGTTAGATTTTGCCTTTATAAAAATTAGTAAAAGTCAGTTGTCCGATTCTTTTAATGCTAAAAGAGAAGAAATAAATAATACCATACTAAACACCCAGTATTTTGAATACGAATATAAAGGTGAAGATGATTGGTTTGGCGCAGGAACAAGTTTTAAAATTACTCCAGAAATATATGTAGGTGTTAGTCAATTCTTGAGTATTACTAATTTTGAATATAAAAATAGAGTAATCATAGAAGAACGAGATAGAGTCAATAATAATAACAATACAGATAGTTTTTTCAATTCTGAACAAACAAGTAGCTTTGATAATACAGGTTTTATAACAAAACTTGGCTTTTTATACGATACGGATCAACACGATATTGGATTAACTATAACAACTCCGAAATATCTAAGAATCTTAGAAGGAGGTTATTATACAAGAACACTAACCAATATAGACAATACTCAAAATATAGGAGAGCAAATTTTAGATAATAATCTTTCTCCAGCAATAAAAACTCCATGGGAGTTTTCTCTTGGGTATAGCTATTCGTTCAAAAAACAAAACAAATTATGGTTAAATGTTGATTATTATTCTGGCATTTCCGAATATAAAGTTGCTACTATAAGTTCTGGTTCTAGAAAAATCTCTTGGGTCAATGGAAATAAAGATGTTTTTAATATCGGAGTGGGTTATTCTCATGTGTTGAATGACAAGTTGGAACTATCAGGAGGTTTACGTACAAACAATTTTGCATATAAAAATAAACCAGTTACGGCCAAAGAATTAAGAAATACTATTTTGGATGGAAATCATATACATTTTGTAGTGGGTACTAGATTTAAATTCAAAAGACATAATGTTTTGCTAGGATTAGATTGGGGTACTCTATATGATACCCCAGATGAAATTGGATTTCAATATTTAAGAGATATTGGTAAGTTAACACCAAATTTAAAAGGGTTAACCAAACAAAATATAAGTGTTTTACTTACTTACAGATTTATCCTAGATGAATTAATAAAATTATAA
- the rpsA gene encoding 30S ribosomal protein S1 has protein sequence MSEEIKKAAEAVNPEEFLANFNWHKYEEGIDEVDESKLKEFEKALEGTVGFVNERDVIEGVVVRVTDRDAIIDINSKSEGVISLNEFRYNPNLAVGDKVEVLVDKREDSSGQLVLSHKKARVIKAWDRVNNAHETGEIVNGFVKCRTRGGMIVDVFGIEAFLPGSQIDVKPIRDYDQYVEKTMEFKVVKINHEFKNVVVSHKALIEADLEEQKREIIGQLEKGQVLEGVVKNVTSYGVFVDLGGVDGLIHITDLSWSRINHPSEVVELDQKLNVVILDFDDNKSRIQLGLKQLSAHPWEALDSNLKVGDKVKGKVVVLADYGAFVEVEDGVEGLIHVSEMSWSTHLRSAQDFVQVGDEVEAQILTLDREERKMSLGMKQLHPDPWTDITTKYPVGSTHEGTVRNYTNFGVFVELEEGIDGLVYISDLSWTKKVKHPSEFVTVGDKLKVQVLELDVENRKLNLGHKQTQENPWDAHEAKYTIGSKFEGTITAKNDKGATVTFEDGIEAFAPSRFLEKEDGGKLAKGDTVEFMVTEFSKEYRKIVVSHTSIFRQEEQRNVKAAAKKAQENEKTTLGDIGGLAELKKKMEQGK, from the coding sequence ATGTCTGAAGAAATTAAAAAAGCTGCTGAAGCAGTAAACCCAGAAGAATTTTTAGCAAACTTTAACTGGCATAAATACGAAGAAGGTATTGATGAAGTTGATGAGTCTAAATTAAAAGAATTCGAAAAAGCTTTAGAAGGAACTGTTGGTTTCGTGAACGAGCGTGACGTTATTGAAGGTGTAGTTGTTCGTGTTACTGATCGTGATGCTATCATCGATATTAACTCTAAATCAGAAGGAGTTATTTCATTAAATGAATTCCGTTACAATCCTAATTTAGCTGTGGGTGACAAAGTAGAAGTATTAGTTGATAAAAGAGAAGACTCTTCTGGTCAATTAGTATTATCTCACAAAAAAGCACGTGTAATTAAAGCTTGGGATAGAGTTAACAATGCACACGAAACTGGAGAAATCGTTAACGGTTTTGTTAAGTGTAGAACTAGAGGTGGTATGATTGTAGATGTTTTCGGAATCGAAGCATTCTTGCCAGGATCTCAAATTGATGTTAAGCCTATCCGTGACTACGATCAATACGTTGAAAAAACTATGGAATTCAAGGTTGTTAAAATTAACCACGAATTTAAGAATGTAGTAGTTTCTCACAAAGCGTTAATTGAAGCTGACTTAGAGGAGCAAAAACGTGAAATTATCGGTCAATTAGAAAAAGGACAAGTATTAGAAGGAGTTGTAAAGAATGTAACTTCTTATGGTGTATTTGTTGATTTAGGAGGTGTTGACGGATTAATTCACATTACTGACTTATCTTGGTCTCGTATTAATCACCCAAGTGAAGTTGTTGAATTAGATCAAAAGTTAAACGTTGTTATTTTAGACTTTGATGATAACAAGTCTAGAATTCAGTTAGGATTAAAGCAATTATCTGCTCATCCATGGGAAGCGTTAGATTCTAACTTAAAAGTTGGAGATAAAGTAAAAGGTAAAGTTGTTGTTTTAGCTGATTATGGTGCGTTTGTTGAAGTTGAAGATGGTGTTGAAGGATTAATCCACGTATCTGAAATGTCTTGGTCTACTCACTTACGTTCAGCTCAAGATTTCGTACAAGTAGGAGACGAAGTAGAAGCTCAAATCTTAACTTTAGATAGAGAAGAGCGTAAGATGTCTTTAGGTATGAAACAATTACATCCAGATCCATGGACTGACATTACTACGAAGTACCCAGTAGGATCTACTCACGAAGGAACTGTTCGTAACTATACTAACTTTGGAGTATTCGTGGAATTAGAAGAAGGTATTGACGGATTAGTTTACATTTCTGATTTATCTTGGACTAAGAAAGTTAAGCATCCATCTGAATTTGTAACAGTAGGTGATAAATTAAAAGTTCAAGTATTAGAATTAGATGTTGAAAATCGTAAATTAAACCTAGGGCATAAGCAAACTCAAGAAAATCCTTGGGATGCTCACGAAGCTAAGTATACTATCGGATCTAAGTTTGAAGGTACAATTACTGCAAAGAATGATAAAGGAGCTACAGTTACTTTTGAAGACGGAATTGAAGCATTTGCACCTTCTCGTTTCTTAGAAAAAGAAGATGGTGGTAAATTAGCGAAAGGAGATACAGTTGAATTTATGGTAACTGAATTCAGTAAAGAGTATCGTAAGATTGTTGTTTCTCACACTTCTATATTCAGACAAGAAGAGCAAAGAAATGTAAAAGCTGCAGCTAAGAAAGCCCAAGAAAACGAAAAAACTACTTTAGGTGATATCGGTGGATTAGCTGAATTAAAGAAAAAAATGGAGCAAGGAAAATAA
- a CDS encoding CPBP family intramembrane glutamic endopeptidase, translating into MEFCKKCKQEVSSQDNFCQYCGNLINKKTNEYNREVLNSIIGFYTIIICYIGLSSVIYLTYPENIITEIIVETIFIGIVLVFCAYNLNEMISLSKIPQINLRFFTKLLPLTILFSYLIYFGIGGLNELLFFEDSLNLIYQYTYTGYPLFWSIIFIAIIPPIFEELAFRGYLFNQLSKIISIELTIIATAILFALVHLSFISIIWIFPFGLFLGYLRNKYNSLWIPMLIHFVHNSIVLMTDYYYYHKEITEII; encoded by the coding sequence CAGTATTGCGGCAACTTAATAAACAAAAAAACAAACGAGTATAATCGTGAAGTTTTAAACTCTATAATTGGTTTTTACACGATTATAATCTGTTATATAGGTTTATCCAGTGTAATTTACTTAACATATCCAGAGAATATTATAACAGAAATTATTGTTGAGACTATTTTTATTGGAATTGTACTTGTGTTTTGTGCATATAATTTAAACGAGATGATTTCTCTCTCTAAAATACCTCAAATTAATTTGCGCTTCTTTACAAAATTACTACCTCTAACAATTCTCTTTTCTTATTTGATTTACTTTGGAATTGGTGGATTGAACGAATTACTTTTTTTTGAAGATAGTCTTAATTTAATTTATCAATATACTTATACAGGGTATCCCTTGTTTTGGAGTATTATTTTTATAGCTATAATCCCACCAATTTTTGAAGAACTAGCTTTTAGAGGGTACTTATTTAATCAACTTTCTAAGATTATTTCAATTGAACTAACCATAATAGCGACAGCAATTTTATTTGCTTTGGTTCATTTATCTTTTATCTCAATTATTTGGATTTTCCCATTTGGACTATTTCTGGGATATTTAAGAAATAAATATAATTCATTATGGATTCCAATGTTAATTCATTTTGTACATAACTCTATTGTACTAATGACTGATTATTACTATTACCATAAAGAAATTACTGAAATTATATAA